TATCTCACCTTCCTTTACACGAGAAAATGCACTCATATCGCTGCACATTTTACCTCTACTACTCTTATCCCTAAATCCAAAAATTATTCTAGGACCTCTATACTGTAAATATAGTTTAACAAAAACATTAGATTGTGAATCTAACAATAGAAACTCATTACCTTCTTATTTACCGAAAAAGTATGCAAGAACTGCTAATTCTATGCTCCCATACTTAACAGTATGGCTTTTTTGAACTTTTAAAGGATAGTAGTCATCCGTTGGTCTTAGGAACCGAAAAATTGGTGCAACTCCAAATAAAAGTAATAAACATATTCTCCTCATTCTCACTAGTTACTTTGCTCCTACTAACAGTACCCATTATAACAACAAGCCTTAACACCTACAAATCTTCCAACTACCCGCTCTACGTAAAAACAACTATTTCATATGCCTTCATTACCAGCATAATTCCCACAATAATATTTATTTACTCAGGCCAAGAACTAGTTATTTCAAACTGACACTGATTAACTATCCAAACCCTCAAACTATCTCTCAGCTTTAAAATAGACTATTTCTCAATAATATTCGTCCCAGTAGCACTATTCGTCACATGATCTATTATAGAATTCTCAATATGATACATACACTCAGACCCCAATATTAACAAATTCTTCAAATACTTACTCCTATTCCTCATCACTATAATAATCCTTGTAACCGCAAATAACCTATTCCAACTGTTCATTGGCTGAGAAGGTGTCGGAATTATATCATTTCTACTCATCGGATGGTGGTACGGACGAGCAGACGCAAATACAGCAGCTCTACAAGCAGTTTTATATAACCGCATCGGCGACATTGGTTTTATCCTAGCAATAGCATGATTTCTAACAAACCTAAATACCTGAGATCTCCAACAGATCTTCATACTAGACCCAAACAACTCAAATACACCCTTGATCGGACTAGTACTAGCTGCAACCGGAAAATCCGCCCAATTTGGCCTCCACCCATGACTTCCCTCTGCAATAGAAGGCCCAACTCCCGTCTCAGCACTACTTCATTCAAGCACAATGGTAGTAGCAGGTATTTTCCTACTAATCCGCTTTTACCCACTCACAGAAAATAATAAACACATTCAATCTATTACATTATGTCTAGGAGCCATTACCACATTATTCACAGCGATATGCGCTCTCACCCAAAATGACATTAAGAAAATCATCGCCTTCTCCACATCTAGTCAACTGGGCCTTATAATGGTAACAATTGGCATTAACCAACCCTACCTAGCATTTCTCCACATCTGCACCCACGCCTTTTTCAAAGCTATACTATTTATATGCTCCGGTTCTATAATTCACAGCCTAAACGACGAACAAGACATCCGAAAAATAGGAGGCCTATTTAAAGCCATACCATTCACTACAACAGCCCTCATTGTTGGCAGTCTCGCACTAACAGGAGTACCCTTCCTCACAGGATTTTACTCCAAAGACCTAATCATCGAAGCCGCCAACACGTCTTATACCAACGCCTGAGCCCTTTTAATAACATTAATCGCCACCTCTTTCACAGCCATTTATAGCACCCGTATCATCTTCTTCGCACTCCTAGGACAACCCCGATTTTCTACCCTAATTAACATCAACGAAAACAACCCCCTCCTAATCAACTCTATCAAACGCTTGCTAATCGGAAGCCTCTTCGCAGGGTATATTATCTCCAACAACATTCCCCCAACA
This Bos mutus mitochondrion, complete genome DNA region includes the following protein-coding sequences:
- the ND5 gene encoding NADH dehydrogenase subunit 5 encodes the protein MNMFSSFSLVTLLLLTVPIMTTSLNTYKSSNYPLYVKTTISYAFITSMIPTMMFIYSGQELVISNWHWLTIQTLKLSLSFKMDYFSMMFVPVALFVTWSIMEFSMWYMHSDPNINKFFKYLLLFLITMMILVTANNLFQLFIGWEGVGIMSFLLIGWWYGRADANTAALQAVLYNRIGDIGFILAMAWFLTNLNTWDLQQIFMLDPNNSNTPLIGLVLAATGKSAQFGLHPWLPSAMEGPTPVSALLHSSTMVVAGIFLLIRFYPLTENNKHIQSITLCLGAITTLFTAMCALTQNDIKKIIAFSTSSQLGLMMVTIGINQPYLAFLHICTHAFFKAMLFMCSGSMIHSLNDEQDIRKMGGLFKAMPFTTTALIVGSLALTGVPFLTGFYSKDLIIEAANTSYTNAWALLMTLIATSFTAIYSTRIIFFALLGQPRFSTLININENNPLLINSIKRLLIGSLFAGYIISNNIPPTTVPQMTMPYYLKTTALIVTILGFTLALEISNMTKNLKFHYPSNAFKFSTLLGYFPTIMHRLAPYMNLSMSQKSASSLLDLIWLEAILPKTISLAQMKASTLVTNQKGLIKLYFLSFLITILISMILFNFHE